A genomic segment from Planctomycetia bacterium encodes:
- a CDS encoding MarR family transcriptional regulator: MAGKLQVELCKKKPFDLIEEEVYLNIMRTAEHLSRSFINLMKEKGITGSQYNVLRILRGHGEAGVSCNDIAEQMVAYDPDLTRLLDRLEKTGLAKRERSTVDRRVVTTRITAKGLKLLDSLDQPIRKKHQEQLKMLSASQLQALIDLLEAIRSE; encoded by the coding sequence ATGGCTGGTAAATTACAGGTTGAGTTATGCAAAAAGAAGCCGTTCGACCTGATCGAAGAGGAAGTGTACCTCAACATCATGCGGACGGCAGAGCATCTTTCCCGATCTTTCATCAACCTGATGAAGGAAAAGGGGATAACCGGCAGCCAGTATAACGTACTCCGTATTCTGCGCGGGCATGGCGAGGCTGGCGTTTCCTGCAATGACATTGCAGAACAAATGGTCGCGTACGATCCTGATCTGACCAGGCTGCTCGATCGTCTGGAGAAAACCGGCCTGGCAAAACGGGAACGCTCCACAGTTGATCGTCGAGTCGTCACCACGCGAATCACAGCGAAAGGCTTGAAACTGCTGGATAGTCTGGATCAGCCAATTCGAAAAAAACACCAGGAACAATTGAAGATGCTCAGTGCATCGCAATTGCAGGCACTGATCGATTTGCTGGAAGCCATTCGATCAGAATAG